One window from the genome of Streptomyces cadmiisoli encodes:
- a CDS encoding polysaccharide pyruvyl transferase family protein, with protein MQRILLRSGKSPFDVVPVEEALHRDVIATNSGNLIFSDASHKILQTPHTEVVSNGIKTDVAAAGRINEKYDVFVVPLANAFRPSFEPQLKRLTRLITQLRIPVVVLGVGAQSGLDYNPDRLKPMERSVRDFVSAVLDRSASIGVRGEFTEKYLKDMGFKDVEVIGCPSLFMYGKDLAVHKRLPELTGDSRIAVNGSHSAVQSQGLDKIIMRAHARYPNLRFIGQNLTDARQLHWREVAGPNGLVTEMPTHPEHPMYREDKARVYIDPVTWIDDLRDFDYSFGSRIHGNIAALLAGTPATVLCSDSRTLELCRYFDIPHRRIVDVSEELDPAKLYEEADLSAFTGGHQARFERFTEFLSRNGLDNTFTHGDGGAAFEERLRALSFPAGVRPWIDSDPASLASRVGWLHGRIGALAADNAKLKKELANSKAKAKTVAIPAQRSTSVYRRARKVVGGPLRRALQSGRQ; from the coding sequence GTGCAGCGCATACTCCTCAGATCGGGGAAGAGCCCCTTCGACGTGGTCCCCGTCGAAGAAGCCCTCCACCGGGACGTGATCGCCACCAACTCCGGCAACCTGATCTTCAGCGACGCGTCGCACAAGATCCTCCAGACACCGCACACCGAGGTGGTCTCCAACGGGATCAAGACCGATGTGGCCGCGGCGGGACGGATCAACGAGAAGTACGACGTCTTCGTGGTGCCTCTCGCGAACGCCTTCCGCCCCTCCTTCGAGCCCCAGCTCAAGCGGCTGACCCGGCTCATCACCCAGCTGCGGATCCCCGTGGTCGTGCTGGGCGTGGGCGCGCAGTCCGGACTGGACTACAACCCGGACCGGCTCAAGCCCATGGAACGCAGCGTGCGGGACTTCGTCTCCGCGGTGCTGGACCGCAGCGCCTCCATCGGGGTGCGCGGCGAGTTCACCGAGAAGTACCTCAAGGACATGGGGTTCAAGGACGTCGAGGTCATCGGCTGTCCCTCGCTGTTCATGTACGGCAAGGACCTCGCCGTGCACAAGCGGCTGCCCGAGCTGACCGGCGACTCGCGCATCGCGGTCAACGGCTCGCACAGCGCGGTGCAGTCGCAGGGCCTGGACAAGATCATCATGCGGGCCCACGCCCGCTACCCGAACCTGCGCTTCATCGGCCAGAACCTCACGGACGCGCGGCAGCTGCACTGGCGCGAGGTGGCGGGGCCCAACGGCCTGGTCACCGAGATGCCCACGCACCCGGAGCACCCGATGTACCGGGAGGACAAGGCGCGCGTCTACATCGACCCGGTCACCTGGATCGACGACCTGCGCGATTTCGACTACTCCTTCGGCTCCCGCATCCACGGCAACATCGCCGCGCTGCTCGCGGGCACGCCCGCGACCGTGCTGTGCTCCGACTCGCGCACGCTGGAGCTGTGCCGCTACTTCGACATCCCGCACCGCCGGATCGTCGACGTGTCCGAGGAGCTGGACCCGGCGAAGCTGTACGAGGAGGCCGACCTCAGCGCCTTCACGGGCGGCCACCAGGCGCGGTTCGAGCGGTTCACGGAGTTCCTGAGCAGGAACGGGCTGGACAACACGTTCACGCACGGCGACGGCGGCGCGGCCTTCGAGGAGCGGCTGAGGGCACTGTCCTTCCCGGCGGGCGTCCGCCCCTGGATCGACAGCGACCCCGCCTCCCTCGCCTCGCGCGTCGGCTGGCTGCACGGCCGTATCGGCGCGCTGGCGGCGGACAACGCGAAGCTGAAGAAGGAGCTGGCGAACTCCAAGGCCAAGGCCAAGACGGTCGCCATTCCCGCGCAGCGGTCCACCTCCGTCTACCGGCGGGCCCGCAAGGTGGTCGGCGGTCCGCTGCGGCGGGCCCTGCAGTCCGGACGCCAGTAA
- the proB gene encoding glutamate 5-kinase yields MAGVRQAVREARRIVVKVGSSSLTTASGGLDADRVDALVDVLAKVRTTDPAPAPPSAEAAAPRSGGEREIVLVSSGAIAAGLAPLGLRRRPRDLARQQAAASVGQGLLVARYTASFARYGIRVGQVLLTSDDMSRRAHHRNASRTLDKLLAMGALPVVNENDTVATDEIRFGDNDRLAALVAHLVRADLLVLLSDVDGVYDGDPSRPGTSRVAEVRGPADLAQVEIGSAGKAGVGTGGMATKVEAARIAAAAGIPVVLTSAVHAADALTGQDTGTYFHPTGKRSADRLLWLQHASAPQGSLTLDDGAVRAVVDRRTSLLPAGIAAVEGEFSAGDPVELRDGAGRAVARGLVNFDAKEIPRLIGRSTRELARDLGPAYEREVVHRDDLVILNG; encoded by the coding sequence GTGGCAGGGGTGAGGCAGGCCGTACGCGAGGCCCGCAGGATCGTCGTCAAGGTGGGTTCGTCCTCACTGACCACCGCGTCCGGCGGTCTGGACGCGGACCGGGTGGACGCGCTCGTCGACGTCCTCGCCAAGGTGCGCACCACGGACCCGGCGCCCGCGCCGCCCTCGGCCGAGGCCGCCGCGCCGCGCTCCGGCGGCGAACGCGAGATCGTGCTGGTCTCCTCCGGCGCCATCGCCGCGGGCCTCGCCCCCCTGGGCCTGCGCCGCCGGCCCCGCGACCTGGCCCGCCAGCAGGCCGCCGCCAGCGTCGGCCAGGGTTTGCTGGTCGCCCGCTACACGGCCTCCTTCGCGCGCTACGGCATCCGCGTCGGCCAGGTGCTGCTCACCTCCGACGACATGAGCCGCCGCGCCCACCACCGCAACGCCTCCCGCACCCTCGACAAACTGCTGGCCATGGGCGCCCTCCCGGTCGTCAACGAGAACGACACGGTCGCCACCGACGAGATCCGCTTCGGCGACAACGACCGGCTCGCCGCGCTCGTCGCCCACCTCGTCCGGGCCGACCTGCTGGTGCTGCTGTCCGACGTGGACGGTGTGTACGACGGCGACCCCAGCAGGCCCGGCACCTCCCGGGTCGCGGAGGTCAGGGGGCCCGCCGACCTCGCCCAGGTCGAGATCGGCAGCGCCGGAAAGGCCGGCGTCGGCACCGGCGGCATGGCGACCAAGGTCGAGGCGGCCCGGATCGCCGCCGCCGCGGGCATCCCGGTGGTGCTGACCAGCGCGGTCCACGCGGCCGACGCGCTGACCGGCCAGGACACCGGCACCTACTTCCACCCGACCGGCAAGCGCTCCGCCGACCGGCTGCTGTGGCTCCAGCACGCCTCCGCGCCGCAGGGCTCGCTCACCCTGGACGACGGCGCCGTGCGCGCGGTCGTGGACCGCCGTACGTCGCTGCTGCCGGCCGGAATCGCCGCCGTCGAGGGCGAGTTCAGCGCGGGCGACCCGGTCGAACTGCGCGACGGCGCCGGACGGGCGGTGGCCCGCGGGCTCGTCAACTTCGACGCCAAGGAGATCCCCCGGCTGATCGGCCGCTCGACCCGGGAACTGGCGCGCGACCTCGGCCCGGCCTACGAGCGCGAGGTCGTCCACCGGGACGATCTGGTGATCCTCAACGGGTGA
- a CDS encoding glutamate-5-semialdehyde dehydrogenase produces the protein MTTLSPYDSMTPVVRAAYRAKAAAADLAPMPRAVKDDALLAIADALEVRTSEIVEANAKDVAKAREAGTGESVVDRLTLTPERVRAIASDVRDVVALPDPVGEVVRGSTLPNGIDLRQVRVPLGVVGIIYEARPNVTVDAAALCLKSGNAVLLRGSASAYESNTALVRVIRDAVGGAGLPADAVQLVPGEGRESVHELMRARGLVDVLIPRGGASLIRTVVTESTVPVIETGTGNCHVYVDAHADLDMAVDILINSKAQRVSVCNAAETLLVHQAVAAQFLPRALAALAEAGVTVHGDERVLEYAKDSRATVVEATPEDWETEYLSHDIAAAVVDSLDKAVEHIRLWTSGHTEAIVTTSQQAARRFTQLVDSTTVAVNASTRFTDGGQFGFGAEIGISTQKLHARGPMGLPELTSTKYIVTGDGHIRP, from the coding sequence ATGACCACGCTCTCGCCGTACGACTCCATGACCCCGGTCGTCCGCGCCGCCTACCGCGCCAAGGCCGCCGCCGCCGACCTCGCGCCGATGCCGCGGGCCGTGAAGGACGACGCGCTGCTCGCCATCGCGGACGCGCTGGAGGTCCGTACGAGTGAGATCGTCGAGGCCAACGCCAAGGACGTGGCCAAGGCCCGTGAGGCCGGTACCGGCGAGTCCGTCGTCGACCGGCTGACCCTCACCCCGGAGCGGGTGCGGGCCATCGCCTCCGACGTGCGGGACGTCGTCGCGCTGCCCGACCCGGTCGGCGAGGTGGTCCGCGGCTCCACGCTCCCCAACGGCATCGACCTGCGCCAGGTCCGGGTGCCGCTCGGCGTGGTCGGGATCATCTACGAGGCCCGCCCGAACGTCACCGTCGACGCCGCCGCCCTGTGCCTGAAGTCGGGCAACGCGGTGCTGCTGCGCGGCTCGGCCTCCGCGTACGAGTCGAACACCGCCCTCGTCCGGGTGATCCGCGACGCCGTCGGCGGGGCCGGGCTGCCCGCGGACGCGGTCCAGCTGGTGCCCGGCGAGGGCCGGGAGAGCGTGCACGAGCTGATGCGCGCCCGCGGCCTGGTCGACGTGCTGATCCCGCGCGGCGGCGCGTCCCTGATCCGGACGGTGGTCACGGAGTCGACGGTCCCCGTCATCGAGACCGGCACCGGCAACTGCCACGTCTACGTCGACGCCCACGCCGACCTCGACATGGCCGTCGACATCCTGATCAACTCCAAGGCGCAGCGGGTCAGCGTCTGCAACGCCGCCGAGACGCTGCTGGTCCACCAGGCGGTCGCCGCACAGTTCCTGCCGCGCGCGCTTGCCGCCCTCGCCGAGGCCGGGGTCACCGTGCACGGTGACGAGCGGGTGCTGGAGTACGCGAAGGACTCCCGGGCGACGGTCGTCGAGGCCACCCCGGAGGACTGGGAGACCGAGTACCTCTCCCACGACATCGCCGCCGCCGTCGTCGACTCCCTGGACAAGGCGGTCGAGCACATCCGGCTGTGGACCTCCGGCCACACCGAGGCCATCGTGACGACCTCGCAGCAGGCCGCCCGCCGCTTCACCCAACTGGTCGATTCGACCACGGTCGCCGTCAACGCCTCCACCCGGTTCACCGACGGCGGCCAGTTCGGCTTCGGCGCCGAGATCGGCATCTCCACGCAGAAGCTGCACGCCCGCGGCCCCATGGGTCTGCCGGAGCTGACCAGCACCAAGTACATCGTCACCGGCGACGGGCACATCAGGCCCTAG
- a CDS encoding IS1182 family transposase produces the protein MGEWAGETVGPDVWETCRELIPAGSVFAFLAEHRGALFPAEMFADMYPSANGRPSMPPQILAAAVTLQALNGLSDFETVQELRCDLRWKAACGLGLHDMAFDPSLLAYFRRRLARSTRPDRVFEAVREVVKATGVLKGKHRRALDSTVLDDAVATQDTVTQLIAAVRAVIREVPGADAVAAARCSAHDYTDPGKPRIAWNDEQARAGLVDALVTDALRLLGHLPEQQLGEKAANAVGILALVAGQDVEPAEDSDGRDGRWRITRGTAANRMVSTIDPEARHVHKTRSHQQDGFKAHLAIEPETGLYTAVALRPGAGAEHHEATVGLDLLADEDKPLDVFGDTAYSTGDVRQTLHEAGHRLFLKPAPLRPAVPGGFTLDDFTIDTTAAIVTCPAGHTVPLSDPGGQHHQRKASFGNLCTGCPLRERCTKARAGRILTIRPHHDLQTAARHQAATDSGWQADYRRWRPPVERAVAWLVQAGNRRLRYCGTISNNTWLHTRAAALNLRRLTNLGLTHTRGTWHLAPAGT, from the coding sequence ATGGGGGAATGGGCCGGGGAGACGGTCGGGCCGGATGTGTGGGAGACCTGTCGGGAGTTGATCCCGGCGGGCAGTGTGTTCGCGTTTCTGGCCGAGCACCGCGGTGCGCTGTTCCCGGCTGAGATGTTCGCGGACATGTATCCGTCGGCGAACGGGCGGCCGAGTATGCCGCCGCAGATCCTTGCCGCCGCGGTCACGCTGCAGGCCCTTAACGGGCTGTCGGACTTCGAGACGGTGCAGGAACTGAGGTGCGATCTGCGGTGGAAGGCCGCGTGCGGCCTGGGTTTGCACGATATGGCGTTCGATCCGTCGCTGCTGGCCTACTTCCGGCGCCGGCTGGCCCGCTCCACCCGGCCCGACCGTGTCTTCGAGGCGGTGCGCGAGGTGGTGAAGGCCACCGGTGTCCTCAAGGGCAAGCACCGGCGGGCGCTGGATTCCACCGTGCTGGACGACGCGGTCGCCACCCAGGACACCGTCACCCAGCTCATCGCCGCCGTCCGCGCGGTGATCCGCGAGGTCCCCGGCGCCGACGCGGTCGCCGCTGCGCGGTGCAGCGCGCATGACTACACCGACCCGGGCAAGCCCCGCATCGCCTGGAACGACGAGCAGGCCCGTGCCGGGCTGGTCGATGCACTGGTCACGGATGCGCTGCGGCTGCTGGGTCATCTGCCCGAACAGCAACTCGGCGAGAAAGCCGCGAACGCGGTGGGCATCCTGGCCCTGGTCGCCGGCCAGGACGTCGAGCCCGCCGAGGACTCCGACGGCCGCGACGGCCGCTGGCGCATCACCCGGGGCACCGCTGCCAACCGGATGGTCTCCACCATCGATCCCGAAGCCCGGCACGTCCACAAGACCCGCAGCCACCAGCAGGACGGCTTCAAGGCCCACCTGGCCATCGAGCCAGAGACCGGTTTGTACACCGCCGTCGCTCTGCGGCCCGGCGCCGGAGCCGAACACCACGAGGCCACCGTCGGCCTGGACCTGCTTGCCGACGAGGACAAGCCGCTGGATGTCTTCGGCGACACCGCCTACTCCACCGGCGATGTCCGCCAGACCCTCCACGAGGCCGGACACCGGTTGTTCCTCAAACCCGCACCGCTGCGGCCCGCCGTCCCCGGCGGCTTCACCCTCGACGACTTCACCATCGACACCACCGCCGCCATCGTGACCTGCCCGGCCGGACACACCGTGCCCCTGTCCGACCCCGGCGGGCAGCACCACCAACGCAAAGCCTCCTTCGGCAACTTATGCACCGGATGCCCTCTGCGCGAGCGGTGCACCAAAGCCAGGGCCGGACGCATCCTGACCATCCGACCCCACCACGACCTCCAGACAGCCGCCCGCCACCAGGCCGCCACCGACTCCGGCTGGCAGGCCGACTACCGCCGCTGGAGACCACCGGTCGAACGCGCCGTCGCCTGGCTCGTCCAGGCCGGCAACCGGCGCCTGCGCTACTGCGGCACCATCAGCAACAACACCTGGCTCCACACCCGAGCCGCCGCCCTCAACCTCCGCCGACTGACCAACCTCGGACTCACCCACACCAGAGGCACCTGGCACCTCGCACCGGCCGGTACATGA
- a CDS encoding M48 family metallopeptidase yields the protein MSDDGHQKDGHEHVPSRQRRRFPGISSRAYEHPADRSALVALRKLSGFDTVFKALSGLLPERSLRLLFLSDSVRVSDRQFSHLNDMLRDACYILDLEKVPPMYVNQDPQPNAMCIGLDEPIIVVTTGLVELLDEEEMRAVVGHEVGHALSGHAVYRTILLFLTNLALRVAWIPLGGVAVMAIVTALREWFRKSELSADRAGLLVGQDLQASMRGLMKLAGGNHLHEMNVDAFLEQAEEYEAGGDLRDSVLKILNTLPRTHPFTTVRAAELKKWAASRDHQRIMDGHYPRRDEDTDTSVTDSFRESAAHYAGHVRSSKDPLMKLVTDIAGGAGDLGSRVRRGFGGFTGGAGGSSDGPKPGPANGSGDEPGDAPSRDRD from the coding sequence ATGTCCGACGACGGCCACCAGAAGGACGGGCACGAGCACGTGCCGAGCAGGCAGCGCAGGCGCTTCCCGGGGATCTCCTCGCGTGCGTACGAACACCCGGCCGACCGCTCCGCCCTGGTCGCGCTGCGCAAGCTGAGCGGCTTCGACACGGTCTTCAAGGCGCTCAGCGGTCTGCTGCCCGAGCGGAGCCTGAGGCTGCTGTTCCTGTCCGACTCGGTGCGGGTCTCGGACCGGCAGTTCTCCCATCTCAACGACATGCTCAGGGACGCCTGTTACATCCTGGACCTGGAGAAGGTCCCTCCGATGTACGTGAACCAGGACCCGCAGCCGAACGCGATGTGCATCGGCCTGGACGAGCCGATCATCGTGGTCACGACCGGGCTGGTCGAACTGCTCGACGAGGAGGAGATGCGGGCGGTCGTCGGCCACGAGGTGGGTCACGCCCTGTCCGGGCACGCCGTCTACCGCACGATCCTGCTGTTCCTGACGAACCTCGCGCTGAGGGTGGCGTGGATCCCGCTGGGCGGCGTCGCGGTCATGGCGATCGTGACCGCGCTGCGCGAGTGGTTCCGCAAGTCGGAGCTGTCCGCCGACCGTGCGGGCCTGCTGGTCGGCCAGGACCTCCAGGCCTCGATGCGCGGCCTGATGAAGCTGGCGGGCGGCAACCACCTGCACGAGATGAACGTGGACGCGTTCCTGGAGCAGGCCGAGGAGTACGAGGCGGGCGGTGACCTGCGCGACTCCGTGCTGAAGATCCTCAACACGCTGCCCCGCACCCACCCCTTCACGACCGTGCGCGCCGCCGAGCTGAAGAAGTGGGCGGCCTCCCGCGACCACCAGCGGATCATGGACGGTCACTACCCCCGGCGCGACGAGGACACGGACACCTCCGTCACCGACTCCTTCCGCGAGTCGGCGGCACACTACGCAGGTCATGTGCGCAGTTCGAAGGACCCGCTGATGAAGCTGGTCACCGACATCGCGGGCGGCGCCGGCGACCTGGGGAGCCGGGTGCGGCGCGGCTTCGGCGGCTTCACGGGCGGCGCCGGCGGCTCTTCCGACGGCCCGAAGCCCGGACCGGCGAACGGGTCCGGCGACGAGCCGGGGGACGCGCCTTCGCGCGACCGGGACTGA
- the nadD gene encoding nicotinate-nucleotide adenylyltransferase → MGEQDMPTGPAHGAGGKRRLGVMGGTFDPIHHGHLVAASEVAARFHLDEVVFVPTGQPWQKSHRKVAPAEDRYLMTVIATAENPQFSVSRIDIDRGGPTYTADTLRDLRAINPAADLFFITGADALAQILTWRNSEELFSLAHFVGVTRPGHHLTDAGLPKGGVSLVEVPALAISSTDCRARVAKGDPVWYLVPDGVVRYIAKRELYRGE, encoded by the coding sequence ATGGGAGAGCAGGACATGCCTACCGGTCCGGCACACGGCGCCGGCGGCAAGCGCCGCCTCGGCGTCATGGGCGGGACGTTCGACCCGATCCACCACGGCCACCTGGTCGCGGCCAGTGAGGTCGCCGCGCGGTTCCACCTCGACGAGGTGGTGTTCGTGCCCACCGGTCAGCCGTGGCAGAAGAGTCACCGCAAGGTCGCCCCGGCCGAGGACCGCTACCTGATGACGGTGATCGCGACCGCCGAGAACCCCCAGTTCTCGGTCAGCCGCATCGACATCGACCGGGGCGGCCCCACGTACACCGCGGACACCCTGCGCGACCTGCGCGCGATCAATCCCGCCGCGGACCTGTTCTTCATCACCGGCGCCGACGCCCTGGCCCAGATCCTGACCTGGCGCAACAGCGAAGAACTCTTCTCCCTCGCGCACTTCGTCGGGGTGACCCGGCCCGGCCACCACCTGACGGACGCCGGACTCCCCAAGGGCGGCGTCTCGCTCGTGGAGGTTCCCGCCCTGGCCATCTCGTCGACGGACTGCCGTGCGAGAGTCGCCAAGGGAGACCCCGTCTGGTATCTGGTGCCGGACGGAGTCGTGCGCTACATCGCGAAACGAGAGCTGTACCGCGGCGAGTGA
- a CDS encoding LCP family protein, with amino-acid sequence MNDRYDAGYGGDAYELVGYDEYGQPVYRQVPPQQPAQQPYDPYGQQGYGYDPYATGTQPVQQPYDPYGTGQQPSVPAHESYEGYDPYGRTATSGQQPRVAEQTAYIPQQAGPVEEPPREGRQDRDGREHGDDRDYRTEQFAFVEEPDVESEDVIDWLKFTENRTERREEARRRARTRLIGLVVVLALVAAGGVGYLWYAGKLPGLSSADQGTGGATTAAAQKRDVVVVHLHDTKKGGTSTALLVDNATTKQGTTVLLPNALALTGDDGTTTLAKSVDDDGSSGTREALDTVLGTSIQGTWRLDTPYLQNLVDLVGNIEVDTNTDVPDPKAEKKGEAPLVNKGEGQTLSGKTAVAYATYRAPGEAQSAQLERFGQVMQGVLRKMSSDAQAATTTVQTLAQILDPSLTDKDLGTFLAGLSDLAKSGDYKTAALPVQEDGTLSEQAGDSVVKDVLGGTAKSPDQDAALRVSVRNATGVKDNTEKARVVLLNGGFTFLDGGTASSAAATSQVLYAEAADKENAVEVAKTLGLAEEAVAKGETTSNAGVSVVLGQDYEPSAG; translated from the coding sequence GTGAACGACCGATACGACGCGGGGTACGGCGGCGACGCGTACGAACTCGTCGGGTACGACGAGTACGGCCAACCTGTGTACCGGCAGGTCCCGCCGCAGCAGCCGGCCCAGCAGCCGTACGACCCTTACGGACAGCAGGGATACGGCTACGACCCGTACGCCACGGGCACGCAGCCCGTCCAGCAGCCGTACGACCCGTACGGCACGGGCCAGCAGCCCTCCGTACCCGCCCACGAGTCCTACGAGGGCTACGACCCCTACGGCCGGACCGCCACCAGCGGCCAGCAGCCCCGGGTGGCCGAGCAGACCGCGTACATCCCGCAGCAGGCGGGACCGGTCGAGGAACCCCCGCGGGAGGGCCGGCAGGACCGGGACGGCCGGGAGCACGGCGACGACCGGGACTACCGCACCGAGCAGTTCGCCTTCGTCGAGGAACCCGACGTCGAGTCCGAGGACGTCATCGACTGGCTGAAGTTCACCGAGAACCGCACCGAGCGCCGCGAGGAGGCCCGCCGCCGCGCCCGCACCCGCCTGATCGGACTGGTCGTCGTACTGGCCCTGGTCGCGGCCGGCGGGGTCGGCTACCTGTGGTACGCCGGAAAGCTCCCCGGTCTGTCCTCGGCCGACCAGGGGACCGGCGGCGCGACCACCGCGGCCGCCCAGAAACGCGATGTCGTCGTCGTCCACCTGCACGACACCAAGAAGGGCGGCACCTCCACGGCGCTGCTCGTCGACAACGCCACCACCAAGCAGGGCACCACCGTCCTGCTGCCCAACGCCCTCGCCCTGACCGGGGACGACGGGACGACGACCCTGGCCAAGTCCGTCGACGACGACGGCTCCTCCGGCACCCGCGAAGCGCTCGACACCGTGCTGGGCACCTCGATCCAGGGCACCTGGCGCCTGGACACCCCCTACCTGCAGAACCTCGTCGACCTGGTCGGCAACATCGAGGTCGACACCAACACCGACGTGCCCGACCCGAAGGCCGAGAAGAAGGGCGAGGCACCCCTGGTCAACAAGGGCGAGGGCCAGACCCTCAGCGGCAAGACGGCCGTCGCCTACGCCACCTACCGTGCCCCCGGCGAGGCCCAGAGCGCCCAGCTGGAACGGTTCGGGCAGGTCATGCAGGGCGTCCTGCGCAAGATGTCGTCCGATGCGCAGGCCGCCACGACCACCGTGCAGACCCTGGCGCAGATCCTCGACCCGTCGCTCACCGACAAGGACCTCGGCACCTTCCTCGCCGGGCTCTCCGACCTCGCCAAGAGCGGCGACTACAAGACGGCCGCACTGCCCGTCCAGGAGGACGGCACGCTGAGCGAGCAGGCCGGCGACAGCGTGGTCAAGGACGTCCTCGGCGGCACCGCCAAGAGCCCCGACCAGGACGCGGCCCTCAGGGTCTCGGTGCGGAACGCCACCGGTGTGAAGGACAACACGGAAAAGGCCCGTGTGGTGCTCCTCAACGGCGGCTTCACCTTCCTGGACGGCGGCACGGCGAGCAGCGCCGCGGCCACCTCCCAGGTCCTGTACGCCGAGGCCGCCGACAAGGAGAACGCCGTCGAGGTCGCCAAGACCCTGGGGCTCGCCGAGGAGGCGGTGGCCAAGGGCGAGACGACCTCCAACGCCGGAGTGTCGGTCGTGCTCGGCCAGGACTACGAGCCCTCGGCGGGCTGA
- the rsfS gene encoding ribosome silencing factor, translating into MTATDRSLQLINTAAQAAADKLAHDVIAYDVSDVLSITDAFLLASAPNDRQVKSIVDEIEERLQKELGAKPVRREGDREARWVLLDYVDIVVHVQHSEERVFYALERLWKDCPEIQLPDDARATRGKAEEHAKLQAAEEAAETGGEWR; encoded by the coding sequence GTGACCGCAACCGACCGCTCGCTCCAGCTCATCAACACCGCTGCCCAGGCCGCAGCCGACAAACTCGCACACGACGTCATCGCCTACGACGTCAGCGACGTCCTGTCGATCACGGACGCATTCCTGCTGGCCTCCGCACCCAACGACCGCCAGGTCAAGTCGATCGTCGACGAGATCGAGGAGCGGCTCCAGAAGGAGCTCGGCGCCAAGCCGGTGCGCCGCGAGGGCGACCGTGAGGCCCGCTGGGTGCTTCTCGACTACGTCGACATCGTCGTGCACGTCCAGCACAGCGAGGAGCGGGTCTTCTACGCCCTGGAGCGGCTGTGGAAGGACTGCCCGGAGATCCAGCTGCCCGACGACGCCCGCGCCACCCGCGGCAAGGCCGAGGAGCACGCCAAGCTCCAGGCAGCCGAGGAGGCGGCCGAGACGGGCGGTGAGTGGCGGTGA
- a CDS encoding histidine phosphatase family protein — MSATGEVTGGKPGGGRRLILWRHGQTAWNVERRFQGSTDVELTSTGVAQARRAARLLASLRPDAIIASDLQRAADTAAELAALTGLEVNRDEALRETYAGVWQGLTHEEIIDRYGDQYAAWKRGEPVRRGGGELETEVADRAAPVVLRHADKLPEDGTLVVVSHGGTIRTTIGRLLGLDPHHWESLGGLSNCCWSVLGEGARGWRLLEHNAGTLPEPVLGDDD, encoded by the coding sequence GTGAGCGCCACCGGTGAGGTGACCGGTGGCAAGCCGGGGGGCGGCCGCCGCCTCATCCTGTGGCGGCACGGCCAGACCGCGTGGAACGTGGAGCGCCGCTTCCAGGGCAGCACCGACGTCGAACTGACGTCGACCGGCGTGGCCCAGGCCCGCCGGGCCGCCCGGCTGCTCGCCTCGCTCAGGCCCGACGCGATCATCGCCTCGGACCTCCAGCGGGCCGCGGACACCGCCGCCGAGCTGGCCGCGCTCACCGGCCTGGAGGTCAACCGCGACGAAGCCCTGCGCGAGACCTACGCGGGCGTGTGGCAGGGGCTGACCCACGAGGAGATCATCGACCGGTACGGCGACCAGTACGCCGCCTGGAAACGCGGTGAGCCGGTGCGCCGCGGCGGCGGTGAACTGGAGACCGAGGTCGCCGACCGCGCCGCCCCGGTCGTGCTGCGGCACGCCGACAAGCTCCCCGAGGACGGCACGCTCGTCGTGGTCAGCCACGGGGGCACGATCCGTACCACCATCGGGCGCCTCCTCGGTCTGGATCCCCACCACTGGGAGAGCCTCGGCGGCCTGTCCAACTGCTGCTGGTCCGTCCTCGGCGAGGGCGCCCGCGGCTGGCGGCTGCTCGAGCACAACGCCGGCACGCTGCCGGAGCCGGTGCTCGGCGACGACGACTGA